GGAGCAAGCACTGTTAAGTGCGTGGGTGTGCACTCGGTGGAGCAAATTCTGTTTACCTGAGGAGTAACGTTTGTTAAGTGCGACGACTGAAAAACAGCGAGTAAACATCTGCCAGCGAGAAGCGAGCGACCCACTAGCAGTGGAATAGATAGATTCGCGCTGCCCTTTAAGTTTCCTTACACGACCAGACGCAGAAAATTTAACTCCGGCCAGCATGGCAGCGACATTGCGAAGATTCAATGGCTTCAGATTGCTAAAATCTACGCCAGCACTGAATCTGCAACAGGTAAATCCCCGCCGCCCTCAATCATCATACGCGAAAATTTTCCCCAACAACTCCCAGCGTTTCCAATCATTACAACATTAATTTTGCCCATAATGATCATGTTTAAGTGAATATACGTTAAATGCCCCAAAAACTGTGCATCATCTGTGATGATTTAACTGGTATTAGCCCAAGTGCAGCTGTAGATTACACCCGACCCACAATTATGTAACTCCGTGCAAAAATCATACGTGCAGTTTTTTGCTGGGCTAGAAAACCTAATCAATTACCGTTTGCTTGCAGGCCAAGAACCTGTCCACGGCTTCGAGCTgggcaaacagcaacaaaaaggtAAGTACCAAGTCACCAAATTGGACACCGAGCATTTCATAATAGCCGAGCGGACCTAACCTCAAAACGCGTTTACTTTTCTTTCGCCCAACGCTCGacgcttgttgttgtgtgcgtgtcgCGAACAGCTGATCAGTGCCATCGGTGCTGTTACCGGCGGCGTTGGTGCTCTACTGTTTGCCCTGGAGCAATCCGTGGATGCTAACAGCGGTGAGGTGCATTCGCCCGCCCAGCCCTGGAACCACAAGGGTCTCTTCTCCTCGCTGGATCATCAGAGGTGAGGTGATAGCTGCCCAAGCATTCCATTGTTATATATTCCATTCCGCAGCGTGCGTCGCGGCTACGAGGTGTACAAGCAGGTGTGCTCCGCCTGCCACTCGATGCAATACATTGCCTACCGCAATCTGGTTGGCGTCAGCCATACCGAAGCTGAGGCCAAGGCCGAGGCCGAGCAGATCACGGTGAGCCCAATTTGTTGCCACATTTGAATTTGTCTTTTGACCTGTGATTGATTGCAACTAGGTGAGAGACGGTCCCGATGATACTGGCAATTACTTCGATCGTCCCGGCAAGCTGTCGGACTACTTCCCATCGCCGTATCCCAATGAGGAGGCGGCGCGTGCTGCTAACAATGGTGCCTATCCACCGGATTTGAGCTACATCGTGTCGGCGCGCAAGGGCGGCGAGGATTACATCTTTTCGCTGTTGACCGGCTATCATGATCCGCCAGCTGGCGTAGTGCTGCGCGAGGGTCAGTACTTTAATCCGTACTTCCCGGGCGGTGCCATATCCATGGCCCAGGTCTTGTACAACGAGGTGGGCAAACATGCAGACAATTAAAGTCAGTTAAATTCCTTGACATTTTCGCTTATTTACCGACTAGGTGATTGAGTATGAGGATGGCACACCGCCAACGCAGAGCCAATTGGCCAAGGATGTGGCCACGTTCCTCAAGTGGACATCGGAGCCGGAGCACGACGATCGCAAACAGCTGCTGATCAAAGTGATTGCCATTCTCGGCTTCCTGACTGCCATCTCGTATTATATTAAACGGCACAAGTGGTCCTCGCTCAAGTCCCGAAAGATCGTCTTTGTGCCCAAGGAGAAGTAGACATGtgtttaaatttgatttggcGTGAAGAATTGCAGTGTTAACGCGGCTTTACCGactaatgaaaataaatcaattttaagcaTAAAACCCAGGAAATGTtcgttcacacacacacacaaaattcaattaatagaaataacaGCTAATAACAAATAACATGCCAGAACaggaaaaaccaaaatgcCTAGTATAAACGAGGATGCACGAAGATCAATGGCCAAGAATAACATCAGGAAAACGGGGAGTTCAACTAAAGCAAAGAGCCTAGACAAAATGAATCATGGATACTATTACATGTATTGTGTATAAAtcttaaattcaaattatgtatttaaataaacaattgaaaagaaaaacccGAAAGCGATTCGTTACATTTTCCATTAAGATTCGTGACTCTTGGACTTGATTGAGAAGAGATATAAAAgaacgaaaaacaaacaaaaatcattAATAATTCTCTGGTGGATCAGTCGACATTGGTTCAAAGTTCGCTATAAGATTTCGGGTTCTATAAAAATTGTTCCAAATTCTATTTAAACCTATTACGACTGATGCGCACTCAAAACGCATTttggcttttctttttattggattattaattgttttatttagaagcttaaattaaaatattattttaatcatttttttttcatcgttcTGCCCGTTCGACTACTGCATCAgtttagtgtgtgtgtgtgtgtgtgtgtatgtgtgtgtataattgtttatatatttaccgCAATTTTCAAGGATTATAAATCGTGTCTCACATCCCATGTAGAAGAAggaaaactaatttaattgttaCAATTGCCTCGGTTCGGTTCAtgttttagttttctttttttctcgtttttttttttgtttttactacaAAAAATTcgcttaaatttgtatatatatatatataattaataaattttttagTTATGCAAAACAATAATTACGATTCAACTTCTTCGCTGCAACGAAAACAGAACTCGCTTCattttttatcttataatgTGGTTTTAAGTTTACGAATTTgcgtttcttttgttgttgttcttgttgtttgttttgtaaatTGCGTgagtaaaattataaatgtatctttttGCATGGTGtagcgtatgtgtgtgtgtattttgttttttacttaaTCATTCTTTACttgagtttttatttgttttatttcttagCTAAGAATGTGGGTAACCAAACGTGATGACATTCGTACGACGCTCGATGA
The sequence above is a segment of the Drosophila virilis strain 15010-1051.87 chromosome 3, Dvir_AGI_RSII-ME, whole genome shotgun sequence genome. Coding sequences within it:
- the Cyt-c1 gene encoding cytochrome c1, heme protein, mitochondrial yields the protein MAATLRRFNGFRLLKSTPALNLQQAKNLSTASSWANSNKKLISAIGAVTGGVGALLFALEQSVDANSGEVHSPAQPWNHKGLFSSLDHQSVRRGYEVYKQVCSACHSMQYIAYRNLVGVSHTEAEAKAEAEQITVRDGPDDTGNYFDRPGKLSDYFPSPYPNEEAARAANNGAYPPDLSYIVSARKGGEDYIFSLLTGYHDPPAGVVLREGQYFNPYFPGGAISMAQVLYNEVIEYEDGTPPTQSQLAKDVATFLKWTSEPEHDDRKQLLIKVIAILGFLTAISYYIKRHKWSSLKSRKIVFVPKEK